One genomic region from Stutzerimonas decontaminans encodes:
- a CDS encoding amino acid ABC transporter permease, with translation MTIHTFKPDLPPPTISIGALGWLRANLFSSWVNTLLTLVGLYLLWLIVPPVLEWAIFKADWTGETRADCSREGACWVFIQTRFGQFMYGFYPTELRWRVDAAAWLAIIGAAPLFLRQMPHKLRYGLGYLLVYPLLAYWLLHGGFLGLQTVPTSQWGGLMLTVVIAAVGIAGALPLGILLALGRRSDMPAIRVLCVTFIEFWRGVPLITVLFMSSVMLPLFLPEGMNLDKLLRAMLMVVFFEAAYIAEVVRGGLQAIPKGQYEAAAAMGLGYWRSTLLVILPQALKLVIPGIVNTFIALFKDTSLVIIIGLFDFLNSIKRATADPAWLGMSTEGYVFAALVYWMFCFGMSRYSMRLERKLDTGHKR, from the coding sequence ATGACCATTCATACCTTCAAGCCCGACCTGCCCCCACCGACAATCAGTATCGGTGCGCTCGGCTGGTTGCGGGCGAATCTGTTCTCCAGTTGGGTCAATACCCTGCTGACCCTGGTGGGGCTGTATCTGCTCTGGCTGATCGTGCCGCCGGTGCTCGAGTGGGCGATCTTCAAGGCGGACTGGACCGGCGAGACGCGCGCCGATTGCAGCCGCGAAGGTGCCTGCTGGGTATTCATTCAGACCCGATTCGGCCAGTTCATGTACGGCTTCTATCCCACGGAGCTGCGCTGGCGGGTCGATGCGGCGGCCTGGCTGGCGATCATTGGTGCAGCGCCGCTGTTCCTGCGGCAGATGCCGCACAAGTTGCGCTACGGCCTGGGCTATCTGCTGGTCTACCCATTGTTGGCCTACTGGCTGTTGCACGGCGGCTTCCTCGGCCTGCAAACGGTGCCGACCAGCCAGTGGGGCGGGCTGATGTTGACGGTGGTGATCGCCGCCGTGGGCATCGCCGGCGCCTTGCCCCTGGGCATCCTGCTGGCGCTCGGGCGGCGCTCCGACATGCCAGCGATCCGTGTGCTCTGCGTGACCTTCATCGAGTTCTGGCGTGGAGTGCCGCTGATCACCGTGTTGTTCATGTCTTCGGTGATGCTGCCGTTGTTCCTGCCCGAAGGCATGAACCTCGACAAACTGCTGCGCGCGATGCTGATGGTGGTGTTCTTCGAGGCCGCCTATATCGCTGAAGTGGTGCGTGGTGGCCTGCAGGCGATCCCCAAGGGGCAATACGAGGCGGCGGCAGCCATGGGCCTGGGCTACTGGCGCAGCACGCTGCTGGTGATTCTGCCGCAGGCGCTGAAGCTGGTGATTCCGGGCATCGTCAATACCTTCATCGCCCTGTTCAAGGACACCAGCCTGGTGATCATCATCGGCCTGTTCGACTTCCTCAACAGCATCAAGCGCGCTACGGCGGACCCGGCCTGGCTGGGCATGTCCACCGAGGGTTACGTGTTCGCCGCGCTGGTGTACTGGATGTTCTGTTTCGGCATGTCCCGCTATTCCATGCGCCTGGAGCGCAAGCTGGACACCGGCCACAAGCGTTAG
- a CDS encoding amino acid ABC transporter ATP-binding protein, with translation MSDSIAQAGQASEPVIRMQGVHKWFGQFHVLKDINLSVRQGERIVLCGPSGSGKSTTIRCLNRLEEHQQGRIVINGVELTSDLKQIEAIRSEVGMVFQHFNLFPHLTVLQNCTLAPMWVRKLPRRQAEEIAMHYLERVRIPEQANKFPGQLSGGQQQRVAIARALCMKPKIMLFDEPTSALDPEMVKEVLDTMVSLAESGMTMLCVTHEMGFARTVADRVIFMDKGEIVERAEPEVFFTNPVNDRTKLFLSQILH, from the coding sequence ATGAGTGATTCAATCGCACAGGCCGGGCAGGCGAGCGAGCCGGTCATCCGCATGCAGGGCGTGCACAAGTGGTTCGGGCAATTTCATGTGCTCAAGGACATCAACCTGTCCGTGCGCCAGGGCGAGCGCATCGTGTTGTGTGGGCCGTCCGGCTCTGGCAAGTCCACCACCATCCGCTGCCTCAATCGCCTGGAGGAACACCAGCAGGGGCGCATCGTCATCAATGGCGTCGAGCTGACCAGCGACCTCAAGCAGATCGAGGCGATCCGCAGCGAAGTCGGCATGGTGTTCCAGCACTTCAACCTGTTCCCGCACCTGACCGTGCTGCAGAACTGCACGCTGGCGCCGATGTGGGTGCGCAAGCTGCCGCGACGGCAGGCCGAGGAAATCGCCATGCATTATCTGGAGCGCGTGCGCATTCCGGAGCAGGCCAACAAGTTTCCCGGCCAGCTCTCCGGCGGTCAGCAGCAACGCGTGGCGATCGCCCGTGCGCTGTGCATGAAGCCGAAGATCATGCTGTTCGATGAACCGACTTCGGCACTCGATCCGGAAATGGTCAAGGAGGTGCTGGACACCATGGTCAGCCTCGCCGAAAGCGGTATGACCATGCTCTGCGTGACCCATGAGATGGGCTTCGCCCGCACCGTGGCGGATCGGGTGATCTTCATGGACAAAGGCGAGATCGTCGAACGGGCCGAGCCAGAGGTGTTCTTCACCAACCCGGTCAACGACAGGACCAAGCTGTTCCTCAGCCAGATCCTGCACTGA
- a CDS encoding amino acid ABC transporter permease has translation MRSIARGTAPRRSLLTDPRVRAWVFQVIAVLAVVAFGWYLFHNTQNNLAHRGITSGFGFLNNAAGFGISQHLIDYSESDSYGRVFWVGLLNTLLVSVIGIVLATIMGFILGVGRLSSNWLIRQLATLYIEIFRNIPPLLLIFFVYFAVISPLPGPRNSLSLWDVVFVNNRGVQMPAPSAADGFWSFWLALLVALVAVVLLNRWARARRHATGRMFPVFWTSLGLFLVIPWLVTFIAGAPFTWEVPELQRFNIRGGWVVIPELVSIVVALSVYTAAFIGETVRSGIQSVSHGQTEAAASLGLRPGQLLRLVIVPQALRVIVPPLTSQYLNLAKNSSLAAAIGYPDMVSLFAGTVLNQTGQAIETMAITMSVYLAISISISLLMNWYNKRIALIER, from the coding sequence ATGCGTTCGATCGCCAGAGGCACTGCGCCCCGACGTTCGCTGCTGACCGATCCACGAGTACGCGCCTGGGTCTTCCAGGTGATTGCAGTGTTGGCAGTGGTGGCGTTCGGCTGGTACCTGTTTCATAACACCCAGAACAACCTTGCCCATCGTGGCATCACGTCCGGATTCGGCTTTCTCAACAACGCCGCCGGCTTCGGCATTTCCCAACACCTGATCGACTACAGCGAAAGCGACAGCTACGGGCGCGTTTTCTGGGTCGGTCTGCTCAATACCCTGCTGGTCAGCGTGATCGGGATTGTTCTGGCCACCATCATGGGCTTCATCCTTGGCGTAGGCCGGCTCTCCAGCAACTGGCTGATCCGTCAGCTGGCGACACTCTATATCGAGATATTCCGCAATATCCCGCCGTTGCTGCTGATCTTTTTCGTCTACTTTGCAGTCATCAGCCCGCTGCCAGGGCCGCGCAACAGCCTGAGTCTGTGGGACGTGGTATTCGTCAACAACCGCGGCGTGCAGATGCCGGCACCCAGCGCTGCCGATGGTTTCTGGTCGTTTTGGCTGGCGCTGCTCGTCGCGCTGGTTGCGGTGGTGCTGCTCAACCGCTGGGCGCGCGCCCGGCGACATGCGACCGGGCGGATGTTTCCGGTGTTTTGGACCAGCCTCGGGCTGTTTCTCGTCATTCCCTGGCTGGTGACTTTCATTGCAGGCGCACCTTTCACCTGGGAAGTGCCGGAGTTGCAGCGCTTCAACATTCGCGGAGGCTGGGTGGTGATCCCCGAGCTGGTTTCGATCGTGGTGGCGCTGTCGGTATATACCGCGGCGTTTATCGGCGAGACCGTGCGCTCGGGCATCCAGTCGGTCAGTCACGGCCAGACCGAGGCCGCCGCATCCCTTGGCTTGCGTCCGGGACAGTTGCTACGCCTGGTGATCGTTCCGCAGGCCCTGCGGGTGATTGTGCCGCCACTGACGAGCCAGTACCTGAACCTGGCGAAGAACTCGTCCCTCGCGGCTGCGATCGGCTATCCGGACATGGTGTCGCTGTTCGCCGGTACGGTGCTCAACCAGACCGGGCAGGCCATCGAAACCATGGCCATCACCATGAGTGTCTATCTGGCCATCAGCATCAGCATCTCGCTGCTGATGAACTGGTACAACAAGCGCATTGCGCTGATCGAGCGGTGA